CGTCTTGCCGCCGAAGTAGGCCAGCTCGATAGCCTGGCGCTGCACGTCGCTCAGGCTGTCCAGGGCCTCCCGGACCTGCGCGGTCTCGAAGCGGTGTTCGACTTCGCTGGCGACCCGGTCGAAGGGCCGATCGGTGTCCCGGCGGGCGACGCGCTCCTCCCGATCGCGGGACGACTGCTCCGAGCGCACCCGGTCGACGGCTCTGCGGTGCGCCATCGTCAGGATCCAGCCTCGGGCGGACCCGCGGTTGGTGTCGAATCGCGGCGCAGTTCGCCACACCTCGGTCAACACGTCTTGGGTCACCTCCTCGGATTGGGCAGGGTCACGGAGAACTCGGCGGATCACGCCGAACACCTGTGGTGCCATCAGGTCGTACAGGGCTTCGAATGCTGCGCGGTCGCCTGTTGCCACCACGGTCATCAACTGGTCGGGGTCATCAGGAGACGGAGACTGCATGACATCCCTGGCCGGTGGCAGGGTTTCAGCAGGCCCTGACACTGGTTCGGCGCGGGGTGGGTCCCCGGATTGGTCTCCCTGCACGTCGGTCAGCGTATCGTCACGCTGCGAACATGGGGTCGATGGCCGGATCGCTGCCCACGCTGCCGATCACCGAGGTCCTGGACACCCTCGGTGAGGCCGTGCGCCAGCAGCCGAGGGTCGTCCTGCACGCTCCGCCCGGCGCTGGCAAGACCACGCTGGTGCCGCTGAGCCTGGTCGAGAGCCCCTGGCACACGGGACGCTGCCTGGTGCTCGAACCCCGCCGGATCGCGGCTCGGGCAGCGGCCGAACGGATGGCGGAGCTGCGGGACGAGCCGGTCGGCGGCACGGTTGGCTACACCACCGGTGACGGCCGGTCGGTGTCGGCCGCGACGCGCGTGGAGGTGATCACCGAGGGCGTCCTGGTGCGCCGCATCCAACGTGATCCGGCGCTTGAAGGCGTCACCTCGGTGATCCTGGATGAGTTCCACGAGCGCTCGATCGAGGCCGACCTGGCGTTGGCGTTCGCGCTGGAAGCGCAGTCGGCGCTCCGCCCGGACCTTCGCCTGCTGGTGATGTCGGCGACGCTGGAGGCGCAGCGGGTTGCCGATCTGCTCGAGGACGCCGCCGTGGTGCAGAGCCTGGGCCGGTCCTATCCGGTCACCACCGTCCACCGACCCGTTCCCAGCGGCCGGGAGTTGCCAGCCGGCGTTGCCCGGGCGACCGTGCAGGCACTGGATGAGCACGAGGGGGACGTGCTGGTGTTCCTGCCAGGCCGATCGGAGATCGAGCGGACCGTGCGTGAGCTGCGCGGCCGTGTACCTGAATTCGATGTCCGGCCGCTGTATGGGGCGTTGCCGGCCGAGGAGCAGCGGAGGGCGCTGCGCCCGGGTGGAGATCGTCGCCGGATCATCGTCGCGACCGACATCGCCGAATCCAGCCTGACCGTCCCCGGGGTCCGGATCGTCGTCGACGGTGGGTACGTCAGACGCCCGGCGTTCGACCCCTCCTCCGGCATGTCCCGACTGGTCACGACCCGCGTCTCGGCCGCCGCCGCAGACCAGCGGCGCGGGCGAGCAGGGCGGGAGGGCCCCGGGCTGTGCCTGCGGCTGTGGGCCGGGACCGAGGCGTTGGTCGCCCATCCGGCGCCCGCGATCGCCGAGGAGGATCTGACGGCCACCGCGCTCGAGGTCGCGGCGTGGGGCACACCCGTGGAGGACCTGGCGCTGCTCGACCAGCCGCAACCGGCCAGCTGGGACGCTGCCGAGCAGGTGCTGGCCGACCTCGGGGCGACCACGGACGATGGCTCGCTGACCGACCACGGCCGTGCTTTGGTCGACCTGCCACTTCACCCCCGCCTGGGCCACATGGTGCTGACCGCGCCACCCGCGCAGCGGAGGACGGCGGTCCAGGTCGCCGCACTGCTGGGCGAACGGGACATCCTGCAGCGACGCGACACCGACCTGGGCCTTCGGCTCCAGGCACTGCGCGGAGCCCCGCCCGGCGATGTGCACCGCGGCGGCCTGGCTCGGGTCATCCGGGGCGTGCGGCGGATCCAGCGCCTGGTCGACCGCGCCGGCGCGTCCGCACCGTCGTCAGCCGAGTCGGCCGCCCCGTGGCCCGACCGTGGCGACGAGGTCGGACGACTGGTCGCCCTGGCCTACCCCGACCGGGTTGCGATGGCCCGCGGCGAACGAGGCTCCTTCGTGATGGCCGGTGGCCGAGGGGCCCGCCTGCGAGACGGCGACGCGCTGGCCGGTGAGGAGCTGATCGTGATCGCCTCGCTGGATCGCGGCGCACAGGAGGCCCGGGTGTACCTCGCGGCCGCCCTGGATCCGGCCTCGGCCCGCGACATGGCATCCGACGTGGACGTGGTCAGGTGGGGCCGCCGACGCCCGGACGCCGATCCCGACGTGATCGCGGAACGGCAGTTGCGCTACGGCGCCGCCGTGCTCTCACGGACGCCGCTGCCCGACCCACCGGTGGATCAGGTCCACCGTGCGCTGCTGCAGGGCATCGCCCAGGAGGAACTCCGACCCCTGCCGTGGACGGCGTCGACGACCCACCTGCGGGACCGGCTGCGCCACCTCAACCGGGTTGACCCCGAGGCCGGGTGGCCAGCGATGGACGACGAGACCCTCATCCGTGAGCTGCCGGAGTGGCTGGGGCCCTTCCTCACCACGGCCCGACGCCGTGCAGACCTCCAGGCCATCCCGTTGCGGGACGCGCTGCTCGCCCGTGCGCCCCATGCGTTGCAGGCCCAGGTGAGCGTCCATGCGCCCTCCCGCGTCGAGATTCCGACAGGGCGGGAGGTGCGGCTGGACTACACCGGCGAGCGACCGGTGCTCGCGGTCAAGCTGCAGGAGCTGTTCGGCCTGGACCTGACGCCGACGGTCGGGGGGGAGCCGGTGCTGGTCCATCTGCTCAGCCCCGCGGGTCGGCCGCTGCAGGTCACCGACGACCTCGCCGGCTTCTGGCGGGGCTCCTACGCCGCCGTCCGAGCGGATATGCGTGGCCGCTACCCCAAACATCCGTGGCCCGAAGACCCGCTCTCCGCCAGACCGACCGCCAAGACCAAACGCCGGAGGTAGGCCGGACCCAGGGAGATCTACTGGTAGCTGATGAAGTCCGGGACGGGATCCAGAGCCAGGACCTCCGCAGGCGTGAAGAGATCGGGGTCCTCGTCGTAGAACAGCTTGAAGCCGTTGGCCCAGCGGCCGGTGTCATCGCTGATGAACCGGTAGGTGTCCAGCTTGACCGCCTGTCGGCCCTGGCCGTCCATGTGGAAGGTCACCGCCAGTTCGGGCGGGTTGATGATGGCGTCACGGTTCTCGACCATGCGGATCTGGAACTGGTGGACCACCAGCAGCTTCTGTGGAAGCCGCTCCTCGCGGACCAGCCCGGAGAGGTACTCGGCGACCGCATTGACCTCGGCCGCGTCGACCTCGCCGACGTTGCCGGTGGGGGTCTCACCAGGATCGAGCCGCCACTCGGGGTCGAGCGCGAGGCCGACGTCGGGCTGGCGTAGGAACTCCTCGTATCGCCTCGCCTCCGTGAGGAAGTCCGTGCGCCCCGACTGCAGGTCGAGGACCAGGTACGCGCCATTGCGACGGGCCGCGTCGAGCCACGGCTGGATCTGCTCGGGCGTGGAGGGCGCGCTGTAGTCCCCGTCGGGGCCTGCGGCGGCCGTCGCGACGGAGACGATCAGCTCGAAGGTCGGCAGGACCTGGCGGGTGCCGGCCTCGTAGGGCTCGGCCTGGTCGAGGAGTCTGTCGTACGCGGCGTCCGTAGGCTGCTCACCGAGTACCCCGAGCCCGGCGGTCGAGTGGTTGCCGTAGAAGGCGACCATGCGGTTGCGGGGAAAGAGCGTGAACCCGCCGCCGGGGAGTTCGCTCCCGGTCGTGATCGTCGGGATCTGCCACTCGACGTCGTCAGTCACGGCCGCCGTGCCACCGAGCACCTGAACGGTCGTCGTCCGCTCCTCGGCGACCTGCGAGCGGATGCGCAGAGCGACCTCCAGTGGCTCCCGAAGGTCAGCGCCGTCCACCAGGAGCAGCGACCCGCCACGCGCCGCCACAGCAGGGCCGACTGCCAGCGCATCGGGGAAGTCTCGCCCGGTCGCCACGGTGAGGACCGTGGGGTCGGCGCCCCGTTCCATCGCGGCGGACTGGACGGCGGCCGCGGTCGCGTAGCGGTTGGAGCCAGCGATTCGTCTGACCGGGGCGACCGCCGCCAGGTCGTCGGCGACGGAGGCACCGACGGCCGACTCACCGCCGACCAGCAGGACCTCGGTCGGTTGCCGCTCATCCAGGACCGCACGCGTGGCGGCTGGGAGCGCGTCCTGTTCGGTGATCAGGAGCGGCCAGCCGAGCAGCGCCGCCATCGGACCGGCGGCCAGCGCGTCGGGGAAGTCCTCACCGGTGGCGACAACGACGCCGTCGGCCTCCGGCAACTCCGCGGCCACCGCCGCACTGGTCTCATACCGGTCCTCGCCAGCGATCCGGCTGTGGCTGACCTCGCTTCCCAGATCCTCCAGCACCGAGTCCGACACGGCCTCCTCACCGCCCAGGACCAGGACGGTCTGGGCCCCCAGTCGTTCCAGCTCAGATCGGACGTCGTCCCGCAACGTGCGGCCGTCGGTCAGCAGCACCGGCCCACCCACCTCCGCCGCCCGTGGCCCGGCGGTCAGTGCGTCCGGAAAGGCGTCCGCGCGGACCAGGACGACGGTGGAGGCGGAGTCGAACGTCACGCGACTGAGGGCGACTGCCGTGCCGATCCGATCGCTGCCCGCCACACGCTGAACGTCCGGCGCCTCCGGCTCGGAGCTGATCTGTGCCGGGGCCACGGGAACCCCGAGCGCGGTGACCAGCAGCCACATCGTCACCAGAGCCATGATCCTGCGTCGCATCCCCATCAGTGTTGGCTTCACCGGAATCCGTCCCGGGGAAACACCACGTCCGGGACTTCTCCTCTAGTCTCGACAGCGATGAAGTTCGAACGACGTGGTCAGCTGTCCGACGACATCGAGGATCGGCGTGGAGAGCGCCCTCGGGGTCGGACGGCTGCCATCGGTGGCGGAGGACTGGGTCTGGGGGCCATCCTGGTGCTGGTGTTCACGCTGCTCACCGGCAGCGGAGGCGATCTTGGCTCGATCCTCGGGGAGGTCGGCGCCCAGGTGGCCCAACCAGCCGGTGGCAACGACGACATCGTCGAGACCGGTGGCGAGGCGACCTCCGAGCAGGACCAGTTCATCTCCTTCGTGCTCGATGACATCCAGGCCTTCTGGACCGACCAGTTCGCCGCCACCGGACGAATCTACGACCGCACCACCCTGGTGCTGTACACCGGCGGGACCGACACGGCCGGATGCGGGTTCGGGTCCGCCACGACCGGCCCGTTCTACTGCCCGGCCGACAGCAAGGTCTACATCGACCTGACCTTCTTCAACCAGCTGGCCAGCCGCTTCGGGGCCCCCGGCGACTTCGCCCAGGCCTACGTCCTGGCGCACGAGATCGGTCACCACATCCAGAACGTCCTGGGCATCTCCAGCCAGGTCCGCAACGAACAGCAGGCCAACCCGGGCCAGGCCAACGACCTCTCCGTCCGGCTCGAGCTGCAGGCCGACTGCCTCGCCGGTGTCTGGGCCTTCTCAGCCTTCAGCGACGACCTGCTCGAGTCCGGCGATCTGGAGGAGGGTCTGCGCGCCGCTGCGGCCGTCGGGGACGACTCCATCCAGTCGAACGCCGGGGTGCCGGTGAACTCCGAGACCTGGACGCACGGCTCGTCCGAGCAACGGATGCGCTGGTTCCGGGAGGGCTTCGACGCTGGCGATCCCAACGTCTGCGACACGTTCAGCGGCTCGATCTGAGGGTGACCGGGCAACCACGTGGCCGATCCATCCCGTGATCGCATGACCCCCGACGGGGAGGACGGTCTCGCGCCGACCGATCAGGAGTCAAGCCGGGCACTCGGCAGCCGCCTGACGGCGCTGCAGATCCGGATGGAGACCAACCACGCCCAGACCAACCGTCTGCTGACCCTGGTGTCCGGGCTGTCCTCGCAGGTGGCGACGGCGCTCGCGGACGCGAGCAGCAGCGCTGACGGGATCGGTGGGCGGATGCAGCACCTCGCCCGCGATGCCGAGAGCATGCTGGCTCGGCTGCTGAGCGCCACCCAGACCACGAACGAGGCAATCGCTGACGTGGCCCTGCGCGTGGATCGCCTGGGAGGTGCGACGGGCGAGTACAGCCGCCGTCTGCGCTCGGACATCGAGGCGTACGAGGTCTCGACCCTCGGTGCGATCAGCAGCCTGGAGCGGGCAGCGGCAACGATCGGGACCAGCCTGGTCGATGACATCGCCGAGGTGCTGACGGCGCTGCGGGTGGCGGTGACCGACACCGGTGCCGACCTGGCCGGCATCGCTGACGACGGCCAGGTGCGCCTCCAGCGGATGATCGACCGGCTGGACCAGCGCGTCTCCGATCACACGGGTCTGCTGACCGCCGCCACCGAGCAGTTGGGTGTTGCGGTCGCCGACCTGGCCGCGGCCCGGGACACCGCCGCCGATGCCTCCCAGCAGATGGCCGACACGGCCGCGAACCTCCACACGATGTCCGTGGCAGCGCTGGACCGCATCACCGAGTCGGCCGGAGCCCTGGAGCAGCGGATCAGCGAGATGCTCGACGCCGTCCTGACCGCCGGGACCGAGCAGACGGCGGCGGAGGTGCAGGCGCTGTCCACCACGCTGGCGTGGGCCACGCGCAGCATCCAGCAGGTGGTCGAGACGTTGACCGACGACCTCGCGTCCACCACCAAGGCGTCGCTGCGGCGCATCGACGAGGCGGGGGAGGCGGCGCTCGAGCGACTCCGCGCGACAGTTGATCACGCCGAGGAGTCGATCACGCAGGAGGTCCGGCACAGTGTCGAGCCGCTGCGGGAGGAGACCCACCGCATCGCCGAGCAGCAGGGCGAGTTGGCGCGCACCATCCACGACACCACCGCGTTGCTACGACGGCGTGCCGACGAGGCCCAGGCGCAGGAGGACGCCGCGGCCCGCCTGGACCAGGTGACGCGGCAGGTCCTCTCGGTCATCGAGGAGCACACCGAGGGCGTGCGGTCGGAGCAGGCCGAGGCGCTGGAGCGGGCGGAGGCCGTCGCCGACCGTCTGGATGACGGCGCGGGCCGGGCGGAGGCGGTCATCGGCCGTCTGGCTGACGTGGCCGATCAGTTGCACGACGCCGCGGACGCCGCGGACCGCTCTCGCCAGGAACTGCAGGCGCTGGTCACCAGAGCACAGGAGGTCTCAGCCGCAGCGGCGGCCCGGCGCCGGACGGCCGCCGTCGTCCCGCCGCCGACCTGATCTGCCCGTGGCACCGGGGGTCTGGCCGCGTGGTGGGGAACCTTGCCTCGTGGTGGGGAACCTTGCCTCGTGGTGGGGAACCTTGCCGTGTGGCTGGGAGCCGCGGTCAGGCCGCGTCCACCAGGGTGGGGGGTGGGATGCCGGGCTCGTAGTGCTCGGTCGGAGGGAGGTGCACCGCGGAGGAGGGAGCGGGCCACTCGGCCTCGCCCGGTCCCTCACCCCGGCCGCCGTGACGGGTGGTCTGGGCGAACTCCTCGACCAGCAGGTCCGCAAGCGCGCTCGCGACCGCCTCGGCCAGGACGGCGTATCCCGCGGGGTTGGGGTGGTAGCCGTCGGCGCTGAACAGCCGCCGGCTCATGGTGGCGAAGTCCTGGAAGACGGCTGACCGCACATCGATGTAGCGCGCGCCAGGATGTGAGCAGGACACCCGTCGCTGCACCAGGTGGAGTGCGTCGCCGACCAGGCCGGCCACACCCTTCAGCGGCCAGGCGAGCAGGGGCGCGGTCGACAGCGGAGGGATGCCCATGAAGACGACGGGGGCGCCTCCGGTCCGCGTCGACGCCTCCGTCGTCAGGTGGTCGACCCGCCGACCGAACTCGCGGGGATTGGCCGCTCGTGTTGCGTCATTGGCACCGACCAGGACCACGACCAGATCGACGGAGTGATCCAGCTCCGGCACCTGCTCTGCAATGACGTGCTCGATCCGACTCGACGCTACGCCGTGGCCCCGCATGTGGACCGGACGACCGAGATGGGCAGCCAGTCGGTAGGCGGTCTGCGCCGGCAACGACTGCTCGGCCAGCGGTGCTCCGACGCCGGCCACGAGAGAGTCGCCGAGGAACGCCACGGAGAGGACGTCGCCGTCCACCCACGGGGGACTGACCCGCAGGTCCACGTCGTACTCGGGGAGCGGCAGGAACCCGTGTCGCCGCGCTCGGTTGATCTGGTTGCCGATCACGACACCCAACGTGCTGGGAACCCCGATCAGCGCCCCGGCGACGAACGCTCCGACGGTCGAGCGTGACGTGGGCATTGGATCACCGTCCTTGGGCTGCGTGGGGTATCGCCAATGATCGGACAACCCCGACGTTGCCTTGAGTCATTCCCCGTGTCATCGAACCGTCATCTTCCCGAACAACAACAGCACGGTCGGAACTCGAGCCCGCTGTCCCCGGCGAGGAAATGAGGCCGTTGCATCCCTGCGCCCTGGATGTGACCCGTGAGGGTTACCGTGCTGCCATGCGGTTTGCGATTCGCCTGTCCCTCCCCGATCGGCGGGGAGCCCTCTCGGCGGTCTCGAGCGCCATCGGCAAGGCCGGTGGCAACATCCTGTCCCTCGACGTCGTCGGCGTCGTTGACGGCATGGCCGTGGACGACATCACGGTGGAGGCCGAGGTCGAGCCGGATCTGCTGCGTCGGGCGATCGAGGACGTCCCCTCCGTGGTGGTCGAGACCATCGTCCACAGTGACACCTTCCGTGACCTGACCGCTCCGCTACGCCTGGCCACCCGCCTGGTCGATGGTGGAGTGGGGGCGGTCCGGTTGCTCGTCGACGGGCTGCCGGAGGCCCTGTGGGCGACGTGGGCCATCGTCGTGGCCGGGACCCACACCGGACCGGAGATCCTCCACCGCAGCGGCAACGTCCCGTCGGTCGAGGGGCTGGAGGCGCCGTGGATGCCACTGGATGACGGCCGGCGGCTGCAGCGCGCGCCCTGGATGCCGGAGGCGTGGCAGGACCTGACGCAGCTGCAGGTGGCGGCCGCGCCGTTGGTGGAGCGCAACACGGCCGTGCTGATGGGTCGCAATGAGGGCCCCCGATTCCTGCCGGCGGAGGTCGACCAGTTGGGGCGACTGGCCCACATCGCGGTGCGGGCGGAGGTGCTCGGCGCTGGCGCCAGCCGGTTGCAGGCCTGATCGCCCGACAGCCGCCGATACCATCGCGGTCTATGGCAGTTGACCGGCTCAGCGTCCTCGACTCCTCGTTCCTCAACCTCGAGACGACGGCTCACCACATGCACGTCGGCGGGTTGGGCGTGTTCGAGCCGGGCCTGCGCTACGCCGACGTGGTCCGCGTCCTGCGCGAGCGGATCGATCGGATCCCGAAGGCCCGCAAGCGGGTTGTCTTCAACAACCCCGTCGCCGGCCGGCCGATCTGGGTGGACGATCCCGACTTCGACCTCAGCTACCACGTCCGCCACGCCGCCCTCCCCAGCCCCGGTGACCGCGGGCAGCTGGGAGAGTTCCTGTCGCGCCTGATGAGCCGCCGGATGGACCGCGACCGGCCGCTGTGGGAGATCTACGTCATCGACGGATTGGAGGGCGACCGGGTCTGCCTCTTCCGCAAGGTGCACCTGGCGATGGCCAACGGCCAGGACGGTGACCCCTTCGGCCCGCTCCTCGACGAGGAGCCGACGGACCTCACCGCCGGCGCCGGTCGGTTCCAGCCGTCCTGGCATCCGGACCGGCCGCCGCCGCAGTCCGCGATCGTGGCCGACGCGATGGCCGAGCGGGTGCACCGCGGACAGCAGGCCGTCTTGGCGGTCATCGAGTCGATCGATCCGCGGGTGTACCTGCGGAACGCCGCCGGGGTGGCGGGAGCCGCCGGGGGTCTGATCGGTCGGCTGACGCGAGGTGCGCCGCAGTCGCCGCTGAACCGCCGCCTCAGCCAGCATCGGCGATTCGCCACGGTTGAGTGCGAGTTGGAGGATCTGCGGGACATCCGCCGGGCCTTCGGGGGGAACATCAACGACGTCGTCGTCGCCGTGGTCGGTGATGCGGTCGGGCGGCTGCTGCGCTGGCGGGGACACGAGACCAAGGACCTCGATCTGAAGGTCATGGTGCCGGTTCGGGTCGACGAGCCCGAGCCGGGGCCACGTGGCTTCGGCGAGGCCCGCACCGTGGGGGACGGCGTGGTCGGCGTGCTGGCTCCGCTCCCCGTCATGCAGATGGACCCGGTCGCCAGGCTGTACCGGATCATGGGGGAGATGGCGGGGCTCAAGGAGTCACGCCAGGCGGTCGCGGCCGACCAGTTGGTGAAGCTCGCCGGGTACGCCCCGCCGGCCCTGCACGCCCGCGCGGCGCGACTGGTGCTGGCCGAGGAGCGCTACAACGTGGCCCTCTCCAACGCACCGGGGCCCCAGGAACCCCGCTATCTGGCGGGCACCCTGCTCGAGGAGTCCTACCCGTTCATTCCTCTGGCGGGTGAGAGTGCCCTCTCGATCGCCGTCTCCTCCTACGCCGGCCGCATGC
This Euzebya tangerina DNA region includes the following protein-coding sequences:
- the sigK gene encoding ECF RNA polymerase sigma factor SigK, producing the protein MQSPSPDDPDQLMTVVATGDRAAFEALYDLMAPQVFGVIRRVLRDPAQSEEVTQDVLTEVWRTAPRFDTNRGSARGWILTMAHRRAVDRVRSEQSSRDREERVARRDTDRPFDRVASEVEHRFETAQVREALDSLSDVQRQAIELAYFGGKTYREVAIDLDAPLGTVKTRMRDGLIRLRNAMEASS
- the hrpB gene encoding ATP-dependent helicase HrpB — encoded protein: MAGSLPTLPITEVLDTLGEAVRQQPRVVLHAPPGAGKTTLVPLSLVESPWHTGRCLVLEPRRIAARAAAERMAELRDEPVGGTVGYTTGDGRSVSAATRVEVITEGVLVRRIQRDPALEGVTSVILDEFHERSIEADLALAFALEAQSALRPDLRLLVMSATLEAQRVADLLEDAAVVQSLGRSYPVTTVHRPVPSGRELPAGVARATVQALDEHEGDVLVFLPGRSEIERTVRELRGRVPEFDVRPLYGALPAEEQRRALRPGGDRRRIIVATDIAESSLTVPGVRIVVDGGYVRRPAFDPSSGMSRLVTTRVSAAAADQRRGRAGREGPGLCLRLWAGTEALVAHPAPAIAEEDLTATALEVAAWGTPVEDLALLDQPQPASWDAAEQVLADLGATTDDGSLTDHGRALVDLPLHPRLGHMVLTAPPAQRRTAVQVAALLGERDILQRRDTDLGLRLQALRGAPPGDVHRGGLARVIRGVRRIQRLVDRAGASAPSSAESAAPWPDRGDEVGRLVALAYPDRVAMARGERGSFVMAGGRGARLRDGDALAGEELIVIASLDRGAQEARVYLAAALDPASARDMASDVDVVRWGRRRPDADPDVIAERQLRYGAAVLSRTPLPDPPVDQVHRALLQGIAQEELRPLPWTASTTHLRDRLRHLNRVDPEAGWPAMDDETLIRELPEWLGPFLTTARRRADLQAIPLRDALLARAPHALQAQVSVHAPSRVEIPTGREVRLDYTGERPVLAVKLQELFGLDLTPTVGGEPVLVHLLSPAGRPLQVTDDLAGFWRGSYAAVRADMRGRYPKHPWPEDPLSARPTAKTKRRR
- a CDS encoding cell wall-binding repeat-containing protein, which encodes MRRRIMALVTMWLLVTALGVPVAPAQISSEPEAPDVQRVAGSDRIGTAVALSRVTFDSASTVVLVRADAFPDALTAGPRAAEVGGPVLLTDGRTLRDDVRSELERLGAQTVLVLGGEEAVSDSVLEDLGSEVSHSRIAGEDRYETSAAVAAELPEADGVVVATGEDFPDALAAGPMAALLGWPLLITEQDALPAATRAVLDERQPTEVLLVGGESAVGASVADDLAAVAPVRRIAGSNRYATAAAVQSAAMERGADPTVLTVATGRDFPDALAVGPAVAARGGSLLLVDGADLREPLEVALRIRSQVAEERTTTVQVLGGTAAVTDDVEWQIPTITTGSELPGGGFTLFPRNRMVAFYGNHSTAGLGVLGEQPTDAAYDRLLDQAEPYEAGTRQVLPTFELIVSVATAAAGPDGDYSAPSTPEQIQPWLDAARRNGAYLVLDLQSGRTDFLTEARRYEEFLRQPDVGLALDPEWRLDPGETPTGNVGEVDAAEVNAVAEYLSGLVREERLPQKLLVVHQFQIRMVENRDAIINPPELAVTFHMDGQGRQAVKLDTYRFISDDTGRWANGFKLFYDEDPDLFTPAEVLALDPVPDFISYQ
- a CDS encoding neutral zinc metallopeptidase → MKFERRGQLSDDIEDRRGERPRGRTAAIGGGGLGLGAILVLVFTLLTGSGGDLGSILGEVGAQVAQPAGGNDDIVETGGEATSEQDQFISFVLDDIQAFWTDQFAATGRIYDRTTLVLYTGGTDTAGCGFGSATTGPFYCPADSKVYIDLTFFNQLASRFGAPGDFAQAYVLAHEIGHHIQNVLGISSQVRNEQQANPGQANDLSVRLELQADCLAGVWAFSAFSDDLLESGDLEEGLRAAAAVGDDSIQSNAGVPVNSETWTHGSSEQRMRWFREGFDAGDPNVCDTFSGSI
- a CDS encoding SGNH/GDSL hydrolase family protein yields the protein MPTSRSTVGAFVAGALIGVPSTLGVVIGNQINRARRHGFLPLPEYDVDLRVSPPWVDGDVLSVAFLGDSLVAGVGAPLAEQSLPAQTAYRLAAHLGRPVHMRGHGVASSRIEHVIAEQVPELDHSVDLVVVLVGANDATRAANPREFGRRVDHLTTEASTRTGGAPVVFMGIPPLSTAPLLAWPLKGVAGLVGDALHLVQRRVSCSHPGARYIDVRSAVFQDFATMSRRLFSADGYHPNPAGYAVLAEAVASALADLLVEEFAQTTRHGGRGEGPGEAEWPAPSSAVHLPPTEHYEPGIPPPTLVDAA
- a CDS encoding ACT domain-containing protein, coding for MRFAIRLSLPDRRGALSAVSSAIGKAGGNILSLDVVGVVDGMAVDDITVEAEVEPDLLRRAIEDVPSVVVETIVHSDTFRDLTAPLRLATRLVDGGVGAVRLLVDGLPEALWATWAIVVAGTHTGPEILHRSGNVPSVEGLEAPWMPLDDGRRLQRAPWMPEAWQDLTQLQVAAAPLVERNTAVLMGRNEGPRFLPAEVDQLGRLAHIAVRAEVLGAGASRLQA
- a CDS encoding wax ester/triacylglycerol synthase family O-acyltransferase; amino-acid sequence: MAVDRLSVLDSSFLNLETTAHHMHVGGLGVFEPGLRYADVVRVLRERIDRIPKARKRVVFNNPVAGRPIWVDDPDFDLSYHVRHAALPSPGDRGQLGEFLSRLMSRRMDRDRPLWEIYVIDGLEGDRVCLFRKVHLAMANGQDGDPFGPLLDEEPTDLTAGAGRFQPSWHPDRPPPQSAIVADAMAERVHRGQQAVLAVIESIDPRVYLRNAAGVAGAAGGLIGRLTRGAPQSPLNRRLSQHRRFATVECELEDLRDIRRAFGGNINDVVVAVVGDAVGRLLRWRGHETKDLDLKVMVPVRVDEPEPGPRGFGEARTVGDGVVGVLAPLPVMQMDPVARLYRIMGEMAGLKESRQAVAADQLVKLAGYAPPALHARAARLVLAEERYNVALSNAPGPQEPRYLAGTLLEESYPFIPLAGESALSIAVSSYAGRMHFGLLGDRDTLFDIERLGDFITESIADLHEAATSPAAGPKSLS